A genomic region of Leptotrichia massiliensis contains the following coding sequences:
- a CDS encoding sirohydrochlorin cobaltochelatase, translated as MEKGIVVASYGTVHTETLKKTIEVIENNVKKKYGEKNFERAFTSKRVCHKLKTEKNYLVFNHEEALNALKNKGFNNIVTMSLHILDGVEYKKLNNKYGKISEPLLFAEEDYEKIVENEEFNDTKDNYAIIFVGHGSEDISDKSYEKLQKKYEKAGKNNIFIGTIEGKIQISDILEKLQNTDYKKILIKPFLIVAGKHAKKDIMSDTENSWKTIFEKNGYIVETELVGMGEYQFIQEMFMKKLEKIL; from the coding sequence ATGGAAAAAGGGATTGTTGTTGCAAGTTATGGAACTGTACATACTGAGACATTAAAAAAAACAATTGAAGTTATAGAAAATAACGTAAAGAAAAAATATGGAGAAAAGAATTTTGAACGTGCATTTACATCTAAAAGAGTATGCCATAAACTGAAAACTGAAAAAAATTATTTAGTCTTTAATCATGAAGAAGCTCTAAATGCTTTAAAAAATAAAGGTTTTAATAATATTGTAACAATGTCACTTCATATTTTGGATGGAGTTGAGTACAAAAAATTGAATAATAAATATGGAAAAATTTCAGAACCGTTATTGTTTGCGGAAGAAGATTATGAAAAAATTGTTGAAAATGAGGAATTTAATGATACAAAAGACAATTATGCAATTATTTTTGTAGGACACGGTTCAGAAGATATTTCGGATAAAAGTTATGAAAAGTTACAGAAAAAATATGAAAAAGCTGGAAAAAACAATATTTTTATTGGAACAATTGAAGGAAAGATTCAAATTTCAGATATTTTAGAGAAATTACAAAATACAGATTATAAAAAAATACTAATAAAACCTTTTTTAATAGTTGCTGGAAAACATGCAAAAAAAGACATTATGTCAGATACTGAAAATTCATGGAAAACAATTTTTGAAAAAAATGGATATATTGTGGAAACAGAATTAGTAGGAATGGGAGAATATCAGTTTATTCAAGAAATGTTTATGAAAAAGCTGGAAAAAATATTATAA